In Zea mays cultivar B73 chromosome 7, Zm-B73-REFERENCE-NAM-5.0, whole genome shotgun sequence, the following proteins share a genomic window:
- the LOC109940827 gene encoding uncharacterized protein: MQCFIECVRDDWSKHIPPLNAHQLILDVNVGAILNFEEQEQHSKSPRPFDPSVLESYLLKTLPSFKQLDDYKSIMVPMLRSGHWTLYVVNLQIGRIHVLDSKPYGPEMGGTIWKNYHCIPMDLGDRKVSWVRLMMSRLNLAIQNARPRSALPAFLKYPIELMNNCPTMQLGSNDCGFFVMRYMQNYDYMVGAMNAVIDPDYSEDIRSLVLHYLIFHRLNRNSFVVSHLDRFKFSQ, from the exons atgcaatgtttcattGAGTGTGTCCGCGATGACTGGTCTAAACATATTCCTCCACTCAATGCTCACCAGCTCATTCTAGATGTTAATGTTGGG GCTATATTGAACTTTGAGGAGCAGGAGCAACATAGTAAGTCTCCTCGTCCATTTGACCCTTCAGTTTTAGAGAGTTACCTATTGAAGACACTGCCTTCTTTCAAGCAGCTGGATGACTACAAATCA ATAATGGTACCCATGCTACGATCTGGACATTGGACATTGTATGTTGTTAATCTTCAGATTGGACGCATACATGTGTTAGATTCCAAGCCTTATGGACCAGAGATGGGTGGGACTATCTGGAAAAATTACCATTGTATACCTATGGATTTGGGTGATAGGAAGGTTTCATGGGTCAGGTTAATGATGAGTAGGCTCAATCTAGCTATTCAAAATGCTCGACCAAGATCAGCTCTCCCTGCTTTTTTGAAGTACCCTATTGAACTCATGAATAACTGCCCAACAATGCAATTGGGGTCTAATGATTGTGGATTCTTTGTCATGAGATATATGCAGAACTACGACTACATGGTTGGAGCTATGAATGCAGTCATTGATCCG GATTATTCAGAGGACATTCGCTCTCTTGTACTGCATTACCTAATATTCCATCGACTAAATAGAAACAGCTTCGTGGTCTCCCACCTGGACAGATTCAAGTTCTCTCAGTAG